One Chelonoidis abingdonii isolate Lonesome George chromosome 17, CheloAbing_2.0, whole genome shotgun sequence DNA segment encodes these proteins:
- the CNBP gene encoding CCHC-type zinc finger nucleic acid binding protein isoform X3: MSSNECFKCGRTGHWARECPTGIGRGRGMRSRGRGFQFMSSSLPDICYRCGESGHLAKDCDLQEDEACYNCGRGGHIAKDCKEPKREREQCCYNCGKPGHLARDCDHADEQKCYSCGEFGHIQKDCTKVKCYRCGETGHVAINCSKTSEVNCYRCGESGHLARECTIEATA; the protein is encoded by the exons ATGAGCAGCAACGAGTGCTTCAAGTGTGGACGTACTGGTCATTGGGCTCGGGAATGCCCTACTGGAATTGGCCGTGGCCGTGGGATGCGAAGCCGTGGCAGAG GCTTCCAGTTCATGTCTTCATCTCTCCCAGACATCTGTTACCGCTGTGGTGAGTCTGGCCATCTTGCCAAGGACTGTGATCTTCAGGAGGAT GAAGCCTGCTATAACTGCGGCAGAGGTGGCCATATTGCTAAGGACTGCAAGGAACcgaagagagagcgagagcagtGCTGCTACAACTGTGGCAAACCTGGCCATTTGGCTCGTGACTGTGACCATGCAGATGAGCAGAAGTGCTATTCTTGTGGGGAATTTGGGCACATTCAAAAAGACTGCACCAAAGTTAAGTGCTATAG GTGTGGTGAAACTGGGCATGTAGCCATCAACTGCAGCAAGACAAGTGAAGTCAACTGCTATCGCTGTGGCGAGTCAGGGCACCTTGCACGGGAATGCACAATTGAAGCTACAGCTTAA
- the CNBP gene encoding CCHC-type zinc finger nucleic acid binding protein isoform X4, whose product MSSNECFKCGRTGHWARECPTGIGRGRGMRSRGRGFQFMSSSLPDICYRCGESGHLAKDCDLQEDACYNCGRGGHIAKDCKEPKREREQCCYNCGKPGHLARDCDHADEQKCYSCGEFGHIQKDCTKVKCYRCGETGHVAINCSKTSEVNCYRCGESGHLARECTIEATA is encoded by the exons ATGAGCAGCAACGAGTGCTTCAAGTGTGGACGTACTGGTCATTGGGCTCGGGAATGCCCTACTGGAATTGGCCGTGGCCGTGGGATGCGAAGCCGTGGCAGAG GCTTCCAGTTCATGTCTTCATCTCTCCCAGACATCTGTTACCGCTGTGGTGAGTCTGGCCATCTTGCCAAGGACTGTGATCTTCAGGAGGATG CCTGCTATAACTGCGGCAGAGGTGGCCATATTGCTAAGGACTGCAAGGAACcgaagagagagcgagagcagtGCTGCTACAACTGTGGCAAACCTGGCCATTTGGCTCGTGACTGTGACCATGCAGATGAGCAGAAGTGCTATTCTTGTGGGGAATTTGGGCACATTCAAAAAGACTGCACCAAAGTTAAGTGCTATAG GTGTGGTGAAACTGGGCATGTAGCCATCAACTGCAGCAAGACAAGTGAAGTCAACTGCTATCGCTGTGGCGAGTCAGGGCACCTTGCACGGGAATGCACAATTGAAGCTACAGCTTAA
- the CNBP gene encoding CCHC-type zinc finger nucleic acid binding protein isoform X1 yields the protein MSSNECFKCGRTGHWARECPTGIGRGRGMRSRGRGGFTSARGFQFMSSSLPDICYRCGESGHLAKDCDLQEDEACYNCGRGGHIAKDCKEPKREREQCCYNCGKPGHLARDCDHADEQKCYSCGEFGHIQKDCTKVKCYRCGETGHVAINCSKTSEVNCYRCGESGHLARECTIEATA from the exons ATGAGCAGCAACGAGTGCTTCAAGTGTGGACGTACTGGTCATTGGGCTCGGGAATGCCCTACTGGAATTGGCCGTGGCCGTGGGATGCGAAGCCGTGGCAGAGGTGGATTTACCTCCGCAAGAG GCTTCCAGTTCATGTCTTCATCTCTCCCAGACATCTGTTACCGCTGTGGTGAGTCTGGCCATCTTGCCAAGGACTGTGATCTTCAGGAGGAT GAAGCCTGCTATAACTGCGGCAGAGGTGGCCATATTGCTAAGGACTGCAAGGAACcgaagagagagcgagagcagtGCTGCTACAACTGTGGCAAACCTGGCCATTTGGCTCGTGACTGTGACCATGCAGATGAGCAGAAGTGCTATTCTTGTGGGGAATTTGGGCACATTCAAAAAGACTGCACCAAAGTTAAGTGCTATAG GTGTGGTGAAACTGGGCATGTAGCCATCAACTGCAGCAAGACAAGTGAAGTCAACTGCTATCGCTGTGGCGAGTCAGGGCACCTTGCACGGGAATGCACAATTGAAGCTACAGCTTAA
- the CNBP gene encoding CCHC-type zinc finger nucleic acid binding protein isoform X2, with amino-acid sequence MSSNECFKCGRTGHWARECPTGIGRGRGMRSRGRGGFTSARGFQFMSSSLPDICYRCGESGHLAKDCDLQEDACYNCGRGGHIAKDCKEPKREREQCCYNCGKPGHLARDCDHADEQKCYSCGEFGHIQKDCTKVKCYRCGETGHVAINCSKTSEVNCYRCGESGHLARECTIEATA; translated from the exons ATGAGCAGCAACGAGTGCTTCAAGTGTGGACGTACTGGTCATTGGGCTCGGGAATGCCCTACTGGAATTGGCCGTGGCCGTGGGATGCGAAGCCGTGGCAGAGGTGGATTTACCTCCGCAAGAG GCTTCCAGTTCATGTCTTCATCTCTCCCAGACATCTGTTACCGCTGTGGTGAGTCTGGCCATCTTGCCAAGGACTGTGATCTTCAGGAGGATG CCTGCTATAACTGCGGCAGAGGTGGCCATATTGCTAAGGACTGCAAGGAACcgaagagagagcgagagcagtGCTGCTACAACTGTGGCAAACCTGGCCATTTGGCTCGTGACTGTGACCATGCAGATGAGCAGAAGTGCTATTCTTGTGGGGAATTTGGGCACATTCAAAAAGACTGCACCAAAGTTAAGTGCTATAG GTGTGGTGAAACTGGGCATGTAGCCATCAACTGCAGCAAGACAAGTGAAGTCAACTGCTATCGCTGTGGCGAGTCAGGGCACCTTGCACGGGAATGCACAATTGAAGCTACAGCTTAA